The following proteins are encoded in a genomic region of Canis lupus familiaris isolate Mischka breed German Shepherd chromosome 6, alternate assembly UU_Cfam_GSD_1.0, whole genome shotgun sequence:
- the PSMG3 gene encoding proteasome assembly chaperone 3 produces the protein MDGRPLLTSKQRTEVVCGVPTQVVCTAFSSHILVVVTQFGKMGTLVSLEPSAVASDVGKPVLTTRVLLGQDEPLTHVFAKNLVTFVSQEAGNRAVLLALAMKDRNAEGLKAVKEVIQACQVW, from the exons ATGGACGGCAGGCCCCTGCTGACATCCAAGCAGAGGACGGAGGTGGTGTGCGGCGTCCCCACGCAGGTGGTGTGCACCGCCTTCAGCAGCCACATCCTGGTGGTGGTGACCCAGTTCGGGAAGATGGGCACCCTGGTCTCCCTGGAACCCAGCGCCGTTGCCAGTGACGTCGGGAAGCCCGTGCTCACCACCAGAGTGCTTCTGGGGCAGGATGAG cCTCTCACGCACGTCTTTGCGAAAAACCTGGTGACCTTCGTGTCTCAGGAAGCTGGAAACAGAGCGGTCCTGCTGGCCCTGGCCATGAAGGACAGGAACGCAGAGGGGCTGAAGGCTGTGAAGGAGGTGATCCAGGCGTGCCAGGTCTGGTGA